From a region of the Balaenoptera musculus isolate JJ_BM4_2016_0621 chromosome 15, mBalMus1.pri.v3, whole genome shotgun sequence genome:
- the SLC2A4RG gene encoding SLC2A4 regulator isoform X1: MEAERPSAPGPGCGRPPLRAAGRDPAAAPVSVPAPPQGPAVEFALPQEPEPRAADLGAPGAGAAGPPTPSAHIPVPGHRAPPGKARLDEVMAAAALTSLSTSPLLLGAPAVAFSTEPSLEPWREAPVRPPGSGGSSGDGGWGPTSDQSSPSTPSPPLPPEAAHFLFGEPALRKRKSSLQGLFQCLWKRCGKVLSSASGMQRHIRLVHLGRRQAEPEQSDGEEDFYYTELDVGVDSLTDGLSGLTPGSPTASVPPAFPRLEPLEPPALPSLLRPPALPPPPVLSSLPAPQGCLAPVHPEPQPIPVRACAPALPAKPGANPRKPRGDAKKCRKVYGMDHRDLWCTACRWKKACQRFLD, from the exons ATGGAGGCCGAGCGCCCCTCGGCGCCCGGCCCGGGCTGCGGGCGCCCCCCACTCCGCGCCGCCGGCCGGGACCCCGCGGCCGCGCCCGTGTCGGTGCCCGCGCCGCCGCAG GGCCCTGCCGTGGAGTTCGCGCTGCCGCAGGAGCCGGAGCCGCGGGCCGCGGACCTCGGggccccgggggcgggggcggcggggccaCCGACGCCGTCGGCGCACATCCCGGTGCCAGGGCATAG AGCCCCCCCAGGAAAAGCCCGGCTGGACGAGGTCATGGCTGCCGCAGCCCTCACAAGCCTGTCCACCAGCCCCCTCCTGCTGGGGGCCCCGGCTGTAGCCTTCAGCACAG AGCCCAGCTTGGAGCCCTGGAGGGAGGCCCCGGTGCGGCCACCGggcagcggcggcagcagcggggatgggggctggggccCGACCAGTGACCAGTCCTCTCCATCTACCCCGTCGCCCCCGCTGCCCCCTGAGGCAGCCCACTTCCTGTTCGGGGAGCCTGCcctgaggaagaggaag AGCTCGCTGCAGGGGCTGTTCCAGTGCCTGTGGAAGCGCTGCGGGAAGGTGCTGAGCTCGGCGTCAGGGATGCAGAGACACATCCGTCTGGTGCACCTGGG caggCGGCAGGCAGAGCCGGAGCAGAGCGACGGCGAGGAGGACTTCTACTACACGGAGCTGGATGTTGGTGTGGACTCGCTGACCGATGGGCTGTCTGGCCTGACCCCAGGGTCCCCCACGGCCTCCGTGCCACCCGCCTTCCCCCGCCTGGAGCCGCTGGAGCCCCCGGCCCTGCCCAGCCTGCTGCGCCCGcccgccctgcccccgcccccggtGCTGAgctccctgcccgccccccag GGCTGCCTGGCACCCGTCCACCCGGAGCCACAGCCCATCCCGGTCAGGGCCTGCGCGCCAGCCCTGCCCGCCAAGCCCGGTGCCAACCCGAG GAAGCCCCGAGGTGACGCCAAGAAGTGTCGGAAAGTGTATGGTATGGACCACCGGGACCTGTGGTGCACGGCCTGCCGCTGGAAGAAGGCCTGCCAACGCTTCCTGGACTGA
- the SLC2A4RG gene encoding SLC2A4 regulator isoform X3, which produces MTDVSVCLVPPQTLRARAQNWEGAPVSLCAQEAVRPAWNRPSRHPGAPDGCLPSPVCRERNPPRAPPGKARLDEVMAAAALTSLSTSPLLLGAPAVAFSTEPSLEPWREAPVRPPGSGGSSGDGGWGPTSDQSSPSTPSPPLPPEAAHFLFGEPALRKRKSSLQGLFQCLWKRCGKVLSSASGMQRHIRLVHLGRRQAEPEQSDGEEDFYYTELDVGVDSLTDGLSGLTPGSPTASVPPAFPRLEPLEPPALPSLLRPPALPPPPVLSSLPAPQGCLAPVHPEPQPIPVRACAPALPAKPGANPRKPRGDAKKCRKVYGMDHRDLWCTACRWKKACQRFLD; this is translated from the exons ATGACCGATGTATCAGTATGCCTTGTTCCTCCCCAAACCCTGAGGGCCAGAGCGCAGAACTGGGAGGGGGCGCCTGTCAGCCTCTGTGCCCAAGAGGCTGTGAGGCCCGCGTGGAATCGACCGTCCAGGCATCCCGGGGCCCCCGATGGCTGTCTCCCCAGCCCTGTCTGCAGAGAGAGAAACCCTCCCAG AGCCCCCCCAGGAAAAGCCCGGCTGGACGAGGTCATGGCTGCCGCAGCCCTCACAAGCCTGTCCACCAGCCCCCTCCTGCTGGGGGCCCCGGCTGTAGCCTTCAGCACAG AGCCCAGCTTGGAGCCCTGGAGGGAGGCCCCGGTGCGGCCACCGggcagcggcggcagcagcggggatgggggctggggccCGACCAGTGACCAGTCCTCTCCATCTACCCCGTCGCCCCCGCTGCCCCCTGAGGCAGCCCACTTCCTGTTCGGGGAGCCTGCcctgaggaagaggaag AGCTCGCTGCAGGGGCTGTTCCAGTGCCTGTGGAAGCGCTGCGGGAAGGTGCTGAGCTCGGCGTCAGGGATGCAGAGACACATCCGTCTGGTGCACCTGGG caggCGGCAGGCAGAGCCGGAGCAGAGCGACGGCGAGGAGGACTTCTACTACACGGAGCTGGATGTTGGTGTGGACTCGCTGACCGATGGGCTGTCTGGCCTGACCCCAGGGTCCCCCACGGCCTCCGTGCCACCCGCCTTCCCCCGCCTGGAGCCGCTGGAGCCCCCGGCCCTGCCCAGCCTGCTGCGCCCGcccgccctgcccccgcccccggtGCTGAgctccctgcccgccccccag GGCTGCCTGGCACCCGTCCACCCGGAGCCACAGCCCATCCCGGTCAGGGCCTGCGCGCCAGCCCTGCCCGCCAAGCCCGGTGCCAACCCGAG GAAGCCCCGAGGTGACGCCAAGAAGTGTCGGAAAGTGTATGGTATGGACCACCGGGACCTGTGGTGCACGGCCTGCCGCTGGAAGAAGGCCTGCCAACGCTTCCTGGACTGA
- the SLC2A4RG gene encoding SLC2A4 regulator isoform X2 yields MEAERPSAPGPGCGRPPLRAAGRDPAAAPVSVPAPPQGPAVEFALPQEPEPRAADLGAPGAGAAGPPTPSAHIPVPGHRAPPGKARLDEVMAAAALTSLSTSPLLLGAPAVAFSTEPSLEPWREAPVRPPGSGGSSGDGGWGPTSDQSSPSTPSPPLPPEAAHFLFGEPALRKRKSSLQGLFQCLWKRCGKVLSSASGMQRHIRLVHLGRQAEPEQSDGEEDFYYTELDVGVDSLTDGLSGLTPGSPTASVPPAFPRLEPLEPPALPSLLRPPALPPPPVLSSLPAPQGCLAPVHPEPQPIPVRACAPALPAKPGANPRKPRGDAKKCRKVYGMDHRDLWCTACRWKKACQRFLD; encoded by the exons ATGGAGGCCGAGCGCCCCTCGGCGCCCGGCCCGGGCTGCGGGCGCCCCCCACTCCGCGCCGCCGGCCGGGACCCCGCGGCCGCGCCCGTGTCGGTGCCCGCGCCGCCGCAG GGCCCTGCCGTGGAGTTCGCGCTGCCGCAGGAGCCGGAGCCGCGGGCCGCGGACCTCGGggccccgggggcgggggcggcggggccaCCGACGCCGTCGGCGCACATCCCGGTGCCAGGGCATAG AGCCCCCCCAGGAAAAGCCCGGCTGGACGAGGTCATGGCTGCCGCAGCCCTCACAAGCCTGTCCACCAGCCCCCTCCTGCTGGGGGCCCCGGCTGTAGCCTTCAGCACAG AGCCCAGCTTGGAGCCCTGGAGGGAGGCCCCGGTGCGGCCACCGggcagcggcggcagcagcggggatgggggctggggccCGACCAGTGACCAGTCCTCTCCATCTACCCCGTCGCCCCCGCTGCCCCCTGAGGCAGCCCACTTCCTGTTCGGGGAGCCTGCcctgaggaagaggaag AGCTCGCTGCAGGGGCTGTTCCAGTGCCTGTGGAAGCGCTGCGGGAAGGTGCTGAGCTCGGCGTCAGGGATGCAGAGACACATCCGTCTGGTGCACCTGGG gCGGCAGGCAGAGCCGGAGCAGAGCGACGGCGAGGAGGACTTCTACTACACGGAGCTGGATGTTGGTGTGGACTCGCTGACCGATGGGCTGTCTGGCCTGACCCCAGGGTCCCCCACGGCCTCCGTGCCACCCGCCTTCCCCCGCCTGGAGCCGCTGGAGCCCCCGGCCCTGCCCAGCCTGCTGCGCCCGcccgccctgcccccgcccccggtGCTGAgctccctgcccgccccccag GGCTGCCTGGCACCCGTCCACCCGGAGCCACAGCCCATCCCGGTCAGGGCCTGCGCGCCAGCCCTGCCCGCCAAGCCCGGTGCCAACCCGAG GAAGCCCCGAGGTGACGCCAAGAAGTGTCGGAAAGTGTATGGTATGGACCACCGGGACCTGTGGTGCACGGCCTGCCGCTGGAAGAAGGCCTGCCAACGCTTCCTGGACTGA
- the SLC2A4RG gene encoding SLC2A4 regulator isoform X4: protein MEAERPSAPGPGCGRPPLRAAGRDPAAAPVSVPAPPQGPAVEFALPQEPEPRAADLGAPGAGAAGPPTPSAHIPVPGHRAPPGKARLDEVMAAAALTSLSTSPLLLGAPAVAFSTEPSLEPWREAPVRPPGSGGSSGDGGWGPTSDQSSPSTPSPPLPPEAAHFLFGEPALRKRKSSLQGLFQCLWKRCGKVLSSASGMQRHIRLVHLGRRQAEPEQSDGEEDFYYTELDVGVDSLTDGLSGLTPGSPTASVPPAFPRLEPLEPPALPSLLRPPALPPPPVLSSLPAPQVCPSDHAYQEAPR from the exons ATGGAGGCCGAGCGCCCCTCGGCGCCCGGCCCGGGCTGCGGGCGCCCCCCACTCCGCGCCGCCGGCCGGGACCCCGCGGCCGCGCCCGTGTCGGTGCCCGCGCCGCCGCAG GGCCCTGCCGTGGAGTTCGCGCTGCCGCAGGAGCCGGAGCCGCGGGCCGCGGACCTCGGggccccgggggcgggggcggcggggccaCCGACGCCGTCGGCGCACATCCCGGTGCCAGGGCATAG AGCCCCCCCAGGAAAAGCCCGGCTGGACGAGGTCATGGCTGCCGCAGCCCTCACAAGCCTGTCCACCAGCCCCCTCCTGCTGGGGGCCCCGGCTGTAGCCTTCAGCACAG AGCCCAGCTTGGAGCCCTGGAGGGAGGCCCCGGTGCGGCCACCGggcagcggcggcagcagcggggatgggggctggggccCGACCAGTGACCAGTCCTCTCCATCTACCCCGTCGCCCCCGCTGCCCCCTGAGGCAGCCCACTTCCTGTTCGGGGAGCCTGCcctgaggaagaggaag AGCTCGCTGCAGGGGCTGTTCCAGTGCCTGTGGAAGCGCTGCGGGAAGGTGCTGAGCTCGGCGTCAGGGATGCAGAGACACATCCGTCTGGTGCACCTGGG caggCGGCAGGCAGAGCCGGAGCAGAGCGACGGCGAGGAGGACTTCTACTACACGGAGCTGGATGTTGGTGTGGACTCGCTGACCGATGGGCTGTCTGGCCTGACCCCAGGGTCCCCCACGGCCTCCGTGCCACCCGCCTTCCCCCGCCTGGAGCCGCTGGAGCCCCCGGCCCTGCCCAGCCTGCTGCGCCCGcccgccctgcccccgcccccggtGCTGAgctccctgcccgccccccagGTGTGCCCCAGTGACCACGCTTACCAG GAAGCCCCGAGGTGA
- the SLC2A4RG gene encoding SLC2A4 regulator isoform X5 → MEAERPSAPGPGCGRPPLRAAGRDPAAAPVSVPAPPQGPAVEFALPQEPEPRAADLGAPGAGAAGPPTPSAHIPVPGHRAPPGKARLDEVMAAAALTSLSTSPLLLGAPAVAFSTEPSLEPWREAPVRPPGSGGSSGDGGWGPTSDQSSPSTPSPPLPPEAAHFLFGEPALRKRKQAAGRAGAERRRGGLLLHGAGCWCGLADRWAVWPDPRVPHGLRATRLPPPGAAGAPGPAQPAAPARPAPAPGAELPARPPGLPGTRPPGATAHPGQGLRASPARQARCQPEEAPR, encoded by the exons ATGGAGGCCGAGCGCCCCTCGGCGCCCGGCCCGGGCTGCGGGCGCCCCCCACTCCGCGCCGCCGGCCGGGACCCCGCGGCCGCGCCCGTGTCGGTGCCCGCGCCGCCGCAG GGCCCTGCCGTGGAGTTCGCGCTGCCGCAGGAGCCGGAGCCGCGGGCCGCGGACCTCGGggccccgggggcgggggcggcggggccaCCGACGCCGTCGGCGCACATCCCGGTGCCAGGGCATAG AGCCCCCCCAGGAAAAGCCCGGCTGGACGAGGTCATGGCTGCCGCAGCCCTCACAAGCCTGTCCACCAGCCCCCTCCTGCTGGGGGCCCCGGCTGTAGCCTTCAGCACAG AGCCCAGCTTGGAGCCCTGGAGGGAGGCCCCGGTGCGGCCACCGggcagcggcggcagcagcggggatgggggctggggccCGACCAGTGACCAGTCCTCTCCATCTACCCCGTCGCCCCCGCTGCCCCCTGAGGCAGCCCACTTCCTGTTCGGGGAGCCTGCcctgaggaagaggaag caggCGGCAGGCAGAGCCGGAGCAGAGCGACGGCGAGGAGGACTTCTACTACACGGAGCTGGATGTTGGTGTGGACTCGCTGACCGATGGGCTGTCTGGCCTGACCCCAGGGTCCCCCACGGCCTCCGTGCCACCCGCCTTCCCCCGCCTGGAGCCGCTGGAGCCCCCGGCCCTGCCCAGCCTGCTGCGCCCGcccgccctgcccccgcccccggtGCTGAgctccctgcccgccccccag GGCTGCCTGGCACCCGTCCACCCGGAGCCACAGCCCATCCCGGTCAGGGCCTGCGCGCCAGCCCTGCCCGCCAAGCCCGGTGCCAACCCGAG GAAGCCCCGAGGTGA
- the SLC2A4RG gene encoding SLC2A4 regulator isoform X6, which translates to MEAERPSAPGPGCGRPPLRAAGRDPAAAPVSVPAPPQGPAVEFALPQEPEPRAADLGAPGAGAAGPPTPSAHIPVPGHRAPPGKARLDEVMAAAALTSLSTSPLLLGAPAVAFSTEPSLEPWREAPVRPPGSGGSSGDGGWGPTSDQSSPSTPSPPLPPEAAHFLFGEPALRKRKAAGRAGAERRRGGLLLHGAGCWCGLADRWAVWPDPRVPHGLRATRLPPPGAAGAPGPAQPAAPARPAPAPGAELPARPPGLPGTRPPGATAHPGQGLRASPARQARCQPEEAPR; encoded by the exons ATGGAGGCCGAGCGCCCCTCGGCGCCCGGCCCGGGCTGCGGGCGCCCCCCACTCCGCGCCGCCGGCCGGGACCCCGCGGCCGCGCCCGTGTCGGTGCCCGCGCCGCCGCAG GGCCCTGCCGTGGAGTTCGCGCTGCCGCAGGAGCCGGAGCCGCGGGCCGCGGACCTCGGggccccgggggcgggggcggcggggccaCCGACGCCGTCGGCGCACATCCCGGTGCCAGGGCATAG AGCCCCCCCAGGAAAAGCCCGGCTGGACGAGGTCATGGCTGCCGCAGCCCTCACAAGCCTGTCCACCAGCCCCCTCCTGCTGGGGGCCCCGGCTGTAGCCTTCAGCACAG AGCCCAGCTTGGAGCCCTGGAGGGAGGCCCCGGTGCGGCCACCGggcagcggcggcagcagcggggatgggggctggggccCGACCAGTGACCAGTCCTCTCCATCTACCCCGTCGCCCCCGCTGCCCCCTGAGGCAGCCCACTTCCTGTTCGGGGAGCCTGCcctgaggaagaggaag gCGGCAGGCAGAGCCGGAGCAGAGCGACGGCGAGGAGGACTTCTACTACACGGAGCTGGATGTTGGTGTGGACTCGCTGACCGATGGGCTGTCTGGCCTGACCCCAGGGTCCCCCACGGCCTCCGTGCCACCCGCCTTCCCCCGCCTGGAGCCGCTGGAGCCCCCGGCCCTGCCCAGCCTGCTGCGCCCGcccgccctgcccccgcccccggtGCTGAgctccctgcccgccccccag GGCTGCCTGGCACCCGTCCACCCGGAGCCACAGCCCATCCCGGTCAGGGCCTGCGCGCCAGCCCTGCCCGCCAAGCCCGGTGCCAACCCGAG GAAGCCCCGAGGTGA
- the LIME1 gene encoding LOW QUALITY PROTEIN: lck-interacting transmembrane adapter 1 (The sequence of the model RefSeq protein was modified relative to this genomic sequence to represent the inferred CDS: inserted 1 base in 1 codon), with protein sequence MRPQVPSAPPALWGLGRLALLLWLWMSCTACHRSDDPLAPRKRAQRQLSGLQGSVMPAEAVSXQGVPGASRGPASLPCPHSLLRRPHHCSLGKLDTKLHELHRSRPCSRAPRPASMDLRPQWLEASRGKTTRPPAAFAHQELPLATPSTGPEATYSNVGLAAIPRAGLAVTSGVWAGAQLTSSCARPGPEAIPVVAEYACVQKLKGTDRGPQGLEQGKVEATPAAQVDILYSRVSKPKRRDPGPSTDQPDPKGGEASLALGSDLAYEVLPLRGLGMDKSLLENVYDSIQEMGAPGYLEPPSSNSYQERTCAGHGDPLLPV encoded by the exons ATGAGGCCACAGGTACCCTCggcccctcctgccctctgggGCCTAGGGCGCCTCGCCCTGCTCCTCTGGCTGTGGATGTCATGCACAGCCTGCCA CCGCTCTGATGACCCTCTTGCACCCAGGAAGCGGGCACAGAGGCAGCTGTCTGGGCTGCAGGGCAGTGTAATGCCAGCAGAAGCGGTGA GTCAGGGTGTCCCTGGGGCCAGCAGGGGACCGGCCAGCCTTCCTTGCCCCCACTCACTGCTGAGACGACCCCACCACTGCTCCCTCGGCAAGTTGGACACCAAACTGCATGAGCTGCACCGCAGCCGGCCCTGCAGCAGAG ccccacGGCCTGCCAGCATGGATCTGCGCCCACAATGGCTGGAGGCGTCCAGAGGCAAGACGACCAGGCCCCCGGCAGCCTTCGCACACCAGGAGCTGCCCCTGGCCACGCCCTCCACCGGCCCTGAGGCCACCTATTCCAATGTGGGGCTGGCTGCCATCCCCAGGGCCGGGCTGGCAGTCACCTctggggtgtgggcaggggcACAGCTGACCAGCAGCTGTGCCAGGCCTGGTCCCGAGGCCATACCCGTGGTGGCTGAGTATGCGTGTGTCCAGAAGCTCAAGGGAACAGATCGGGGCCCCCAAGGCCTGGAGCAGGGGAAAGTCGAGGCGACCCCAGCTGCTCAG GTGGACATCCTGTATTCCAGGGTCAGCAAGCCTAAAAGGAGGGACCCAGGACCTTCCACAGACCAGCCAGACCCCAAGGGTGGGGAAGCGAGTTTGGCTCTGGGGAGTGACCTGGCCTACGAGGTCCTCCCTCTCAGGGGCCTGGGCATGGACAAGAGCCTCCTGGAAAACGTGTATGACAGCATCCAGGAGATGGGGGCTCCTGGGTACCTGGAACCCCCCAGCTCCAACTCTTACCAGGAGAGGACATGTGCAGGGCATGGAGACCCCCTGCTTCCTGTCTAA
- the ZGPAT gene encoding zinc finger CCCH-type with G patch domain-containing protein isoform X2, whose product MDEESLQTALRTYDAQLQQVELALGAGLDPSELADLRQLQGDLKELIELTEASLVSVRKSKLLAALDGERPAQEDAEYLAFQNAIAEAVEVPVAPEAELETVPMRETGPGPTEPGREEDEREDEDGAELSGRKVNAPYYSAWGTLEYHNAMIVGTEEADDGSPGVRVLYLYPTHKSLKPCPFFLEGKCRFQESCRFSHGQVVSVDELRPFQDPDLSSLQAGSACLAKRQDGLWYPARITDVDSGYYTVKFDSLLLKEAVVEGDSILPPLRTEPAGSSDSDGSDVDEPSYARVVEPGAADPGTCSSAFAGWEVHTRGIGSRLLAKMGYEFGKDGGEDRADPASHPGHPGGPCPQCWPAQRDSGPAAGEAGGSPAAAGAAPGPGGGPAEGTEEGGHPQEDDRVLGPHTWHGQSSGTPVPAALRKTSCRSTARMPPEEGPALTVGLLAGLRRVVTAERRQAAGVPVRSLLDTSLTIEPTYQCPGLSPEQGH is encoded by the exons ATGGACGAGGAGAGCCTGCAGACCGCCCTCCGGACCTACGACGCGCAGCTGCAGCAGGTGGAGCTGGCTCTGGGTGCTGGCCTGGATCCCTCGGAGCTGGCAGACCTGCGCCAGCTGCAGGGGGACCTGAAGGAGCTGATCGAGCTCACTGAGGCCAGCCTGGTGTCCGTCAGGAAGAGCAAGCTGCTGGCGGCGCTGGATGGAGAGCGCCCAGCCCAGGAGGATGCTGAGTACTTGGCTTTCCAGAACGCCATTGCGGAGGCAGTGGAGGTGCCAGTAGCCCCCGAGGCGGAACTGGAGACTGTTCCTATGAGAGAGACCGGGCCAGGACCCACGGAGCCTGGGCGGGAGGAGGACGAGAGGGAGGACGAGGACGGGGCAGAGCTGAGTGGGAGGAAGGTGAACGCCCCCTACTACAGTGCCTGGGGCACCCTGGAGTATCACAACGCCATGATCGTGGGCACCGAGGAGGCGGATGACGGCTCCCCGGGCGTGCGCGTACTCTATCTCTACCCCACTCACAAGTCCCTGAAGCCTTGCCCGTTCTTCCTGGAGGGGAAGTGCCGTTTCCAGGAGAGCTGCAG GTTCTCCCATGGGCAGGTGGTCTCTGTGGATGAGCTGCGCCCCTTCCAGGACCCGGACCTGAGCTCCCTGCAGGCCGGCTCTGCGTGTCTGGCCAAGCGGCAGGACGGCCTCTGGTACCCAGCGCGGATCACTG ATGTGGACAGCGGCTACTACACGGTCAAGTTTGACTCTCTGCTGTTGAAAGAGGCCGTGGTGGAGGGGGACAGCATCCTGCCCCCGCTGCGCACGGAGCCCGCAGGGTCCTCAGACTCAGACGGCAGTGACGTGGACGAGCCCAGCTATGCTCGAG TGGTGGAACCTGGTGCTGCTGACCCCGGGACCTGCAGCTCCGCCTTCGCCGGCTGGGAGGTGCACACGCGGGGCATCGGCTCCAGACTCCTCGCCAAGATGGGCTACGAGTTTGGCAAGG ACGGAGGAGAAGATCGAGCAGACCCAGCGAGCCATCCGGGGCATCCAGGAGGCCCTTGCCCGCAATGCTGGCCG GCACAGCGTGACAGCGGCCCAGCTGCAGGAGAAGCTGGCGGGAGCCCAGCGGCAGCTGGGGCAGCTCCGGGCCCAGGAGGCGGGCCTGCAGAGGGAACAGAGGAAGGCGGACACCCACAAGAAGATGACCGAGTTCTAGGGCCCCACACGTGGCATGGACAGAGCTCAGGGACCCCGGTTCCCGCTGCCCTCAGGAAGACCAGCTGTCGCTCGACAGCTAGGATGCCACCAGAAGAGGGGCCAGCCCTCACAGTTGGCCTTCTTGCCGGCCTCAGGCGTGTGGTCACTGCTGAGAGGAGACAGGCTGCAGGGGTCCCTGTCAGGTCCCTTCTTGACACTTCCTTGACCATTGAGCCCACCTACCAGTGTCCTGGGCTGTCTCCTGAACAAGGACATTAA
- the ZGPAT gene encoding zinc finger CCCH-type with G patch domain-containing protein isoform X1, with amino-acid sequence MDEESLQTALRTYDAQLQQVELALGAGLDPSELADLRQLQGDLKELIELTEASLVSVRKSKLLAALDGERPAQEDAEYLAFQNAIAEAVEVPVAPEAELETVPMRETGPGPTEPGREEDEREDEDGAELSGRKVNAPYYSAWGTLEYHNAMIVGTEEADDGSPGVRVLYLYPTHKSLKPCPFFLEGKCRFQESCRFSHGQVVSVDELRPFQDPDLSSLQAGSACLAKRQDGLWYPARITDVDSGYYTVKFDSLLLKEAVVEGDSILPPLRTEPAGSSDSDGSDVDEPSYARVVEPGAADPGTCSSAFAGWEVHTRGIGSRLLAKMGYEFGKGLGRHAEGRVEPIHAVVLPRGKSLDQCAEILQKRTGGGQAGVSRPPKCRGRGGGPRGRPPSRSVFDFLNEKLKGGAPGALEAGVAPPGRRSGEEVYHASRSAKRALSLQLFQTEEKIEQTQRAIRGIQEALARNAGRHSVTAAQLQEKLAGAQRQLGQLRAQEAGLQREQRKADTHKKMTEF; translated from the exons ATGGACGAGGAGAGCCTGCAGACCGCCCTCCGGACCTACGACGCGCAGCTGCAGCAGGTGGAGCTGGCTCTGGGTGCTGGCCTGGATCCCTCGGAGCTGGCAGACCTGCGCCAGCTGCAGGGGGACCTGAAGGAGCTGATCGAGCTCACTGAGGCCAGCCTGGTGTCCGTCAGGAAGAGCAAGCTGCTGGCGGCGCTGGATGGAGAGCGCCCAGCCCAGGAGGATGCTGAGTACTTGGCTTTCCAGAACGCCATTGCGGAGGCAGTGGAGGTGCCAGTAGCCCCCGAGGCGGAACTGGAGACTGTTCCTATGAGAGAGACCGGGCCAGGACCCACGGAGCCTGGGCGGGAGGAGGACGAGAGGGAGGACGAGGACGGGGCAGAGCTGAGTGGGAGGAAGGTGAACGCCCCCTACTACAGTGCCTGGGGCACCCTGGAGTATCACAACGCCATGATCGTGGGCACCGAGGAGGCGGATGACGGCTCCCCGGGCGTGCGCGTACTCTATCTCTACCCCACTCACAAGTCCCTGAAGCCTTGCCCGTTCTTCCTGGAGGGGAAGTGCCGTTTCCAGGAGAGCTGCAG GTTCTCCCATGGGCAGGTGGTCTCTGTGGATGAGCTGCGCCCCTTCCAGGACCCGGACCTGAGCTCCCTGCAGGCCGGCTCTGCGTGTCTGGCCAAGCGGCAGGACGGCCTCTGGTACCCAGCGCGGATCACTG ATGTGGACAGCGGCTACTACACGGTCAAGTTTGACTCTCTGCTGTTGAAAGAGGCCGTGGTGGAGGGGGACAGCATCCTGCCCCCGCTGCGCACGGAGCCCGCAGGGTCCTCAGACTCAGACGGCAGTGACGTGGACGAGCCCAGCTATGCTCGAG TGGTGGAACCTGGTGCTGCTGACCCCGGGACCTGCAGCTCCGCCTTCGCCGGCTGGGAGGTGCACACGCGGGGCATCGGCTCCAGACTCCTCGCCAAGATGGGCTACGAGTTTGGCAAGG GTCTGGGCCGGCATGCGGAGGGCCGGGTGGAGCCCATCCACGCCGTGGTGCTGCCGCGAGGCAAGTCGCTGGACCAGTGCGCAGAGATCCTGCAGAAGAGGACCGGGGGCGGCCAGGCTGGCGTCAGCAGGCCCCCAAAGTGCCGGGGCAGAGGGGGCGGGCCTAGGGGCCGCCCACCGTCTCGCAGTGTGTTTGACTTCCTGAACGAGAAGCTGAAAGGCGGGGCTCCTGGGGCCCTGGAGGCGGGGGTGGCGCCCCCGGGGAGGAGGAGTGGCGAGGAGGTGTACCACGCCAGCAGGAGTGCCAAGCGCGCCCTGAGCCTGCAGCTCTTCCAGACGGAGGAGAAGATCGAGCAGACCCAGCGAGCCATCCGGGGCATCCAGGAGGCCCTTGCCCGCAATGCTGGCCG GCACAGCGTGACAGCGGCCCAGCTGCAGGAGAAGCTGGCGGGAGCCCAGCGGCAGCTGGGGCAGCTCCGGGCCCAGGAGGCGGGCCTGCAGAGGGAACAGAGGAAGGCGGACACCCACAAGAAGATGACCGAGTTCTAG
- the ARFRP1 gene encoding ADP-ribosylation factor-related protein 1 has protein sequence MYTLLSGLYKYMFQKDEYCILILGLDNAGKTTFLEQSKTRFNKNYKGMTLSKITTTVGLNIGTVDFGKARLMFWDLGGQEELQSLWDKYYAECHGVIYVIDSTDEERLSESKRAFEKMVTSEALDGVPILVLANKQDIETCLSIPDIKTVFSDCASKIGRRDCLTQACSALTGKGVREGIEWMVKCVVRNVHRPPRQRDIT, from the exons ATGTACACGCTGCTGTCAGGTCTGTACAAGTACATGTTCCAGAAGGACGAGTACTGCATCCTGATCCTGGGTCTGGACAACGCCGGGAAGACG aCCTTCTTGGAGCAGTCAAAGACGCGGTTCAACAAGAACTACAAGGGGATGACTCTGTCCAAAATCACTACCACTGTGGGCCTAAACA TCGGCACTGTGGACTTTGGAAAGGCCCGCCTCATGTTCTGGGACTTAGGGGGGCAGGAGGAGCTGCAGTCTTTGTGGGACAAG TACTACGCGGAGTGCCACGGCGTCATCTATGTCATCGACTCCACGGACGAGGAGCGGCTGTCCGAGTCCAAGCGAGCATTCG AGAAGATGGTCACAAGCGAGGCGCTGGACGGTGTCCCCATCCTGGTGCTGGCCAACAAGCAGGACATTGAG ACTTGCCTCTCCATCCCGGACATCAAGACTGTGTTCAGCGACTGCGCCTCCAAGATCGGCAGGCGTGACTGCCTGACCCAGGCCTGCTCGGCCCTCACGGG CAAGGGGGTGCGCGAGGGCATCGAGTGGATGGTGAAATGCGTCGTGCGGAATGTGCACCGGCCGCCGCGGCAGCGGGACATCACGTAG